In Canis lupus baileyi chromosome X, mCanLup2.hap1, whole genome shotgun sequence, one DNA window encodes the following:
- the LOC140627837 gene encoding uncharacterized protein: protein MLSCYEAPAVEADHPGKLFIVGLNTKTIEKCLETVFDKYGKIVEVILMKDHETNKSREFAFVTFESPADAKDAARDVNGKSLDHMEEIVMETHLEGNPCPLVEMFISPQEMMGILLKTVFQAQITQVLLIQKIKHHHQEIIFTVTLVILVHMMTTHQEAIVIEMAMVLILTIQIIQVEVPTEIHMRVMVTHVMSPYKRAPAILWWMQSL, encoded by the exons ATGCTGAGCTGCTATGAAGCCCCTGCCG TTGAAGCAGATCACCCAGGAAAGCTCTTCATTGTTGGCCTCAATACAAAAACAATTGAGAAATGCCTTGAAACAGTATTTGACAAATATGGAAAAATAGTAGAAGTTATATTGATGAAAGATCATGAAACCAACAAATCAAGAGAATTTGCTTTTGTCACATTTGAAAGCCCAGCAGATGCTAAGGATGCAGCCAGAGATGTGAATGGAAAGTCCTTAGACC ATATGGAAGAGATAGTTATGGAGACACACCTTGAAGGGAACCCCTGCCCTCTTGTAGAGATGTTTATTAGTCCCCAAGAGATGATGGGCATTCTACTAAAGACAGTATTTCAAGCACAGATTACCCAAGTTCTCCTGATACAAAAGATTAAGCACCACCACCAAGAGATTATATTTACTGTGACTCTGGTCATTCTAGTTCACATGATGACTACCCATCAAGAGGCTATAGTGATAGAGATGGCTATGGTCCTGATTCTAACTATTCAGATCATCCAAGTGGAGGTTCCTACAGAGATTCATATGAGAGTTATGGTAACTCATGTGATGTCCCCCTACAAGAGGGCCCCTGCCATCTTATGGTGGATGCAGTCTCTGTGA